The region GGTAGATCCCAGAGAGTTTAAAGTAGAGGTTATTACTGAATAAAAGGTGTTAGTGTTGTGACTGGTGTGCTTGGAGAGCTCACATGTTGAAGTGTCTGAAACGTCTTGGATTTGATCACCTGCTTGTTCCCCCTGTGGACAAAACTTCCACCCAGCATGGAAGTTCAAAAATGTTTTAACTTCTACATTGAAAAAGTACACCTTGTACTTTTCCTCCCTGGGTTAGAAATGCTTCTTCACACTCCACCAGCTGCACAGATAATGGGGCCACATGGAACACAAATTGAAGCCACTGGGGGAAGAACGTTGGCCATTTGCGGCATAAAAGACCAGGGCGGAGTTGTGGAGCATGCCCAAATTCAACCAGATCAGTTTGTAAAATCTCAGTCAGTCTGACATACCCCTCCTTCCTGTATCCTGACCTTTTTGTCCCAGCTCCATTTTGTTTTAGCCTTAGATTATTAACATGTGCATCCTATGCACTCATACCATAGCTTTTTGGACACCAGAACAGAAGAACCCTCCCATGCCCATGGTTAGAAGCAGGACAAGCAGGTCCACCGGGAATCATATGTACACGCCTCCATGAGTTCTCTCTTTAATTGAAGTGTCCACAAACTACTGACTGGGACTTGGTCTGTGGTTGGCTGTGTCTCCAGTCCTGTGGCCATGAGTAGTTCCAGAAGAGGCAATCAATCAGAACCTTTATGGAAATTTTAGGCCAATCTGTGTTCCTGATTTGAAATTAGTATTAAGGCATTTGTAGCTGCAATTGTTCAGGATCAGAAGCTACCCAATCACGCCACCTTGTTCCGGATGGTTCCCAGTTCATCAATCTCGCACTGTACTTCGTCTCCTCTCTGTGGTGAACAAGGATTGGGTTAGTCCCCTTGGAGGTGAACAGGCTTATAGaatctccccccccaccaaaaaaaaaaagattgtgtgGTCCCCCACTCTttacaaaaaatcaaaaattgaGGTTTCAAAGCATACACTTACATTTTCAAGGTGGTGAAAAAGTTGTATCACAAAATAAAGACAAGAGCATTTGCAGTGGTCTCATTTCCATGTATGTAGCCACCAGAAAGAAATAAGTCAGAAGTCATCTGAGATGAACCCATTCCCTCCTTTCATGGTTATTCAAAAGCATTAAAGCACCATTTTCAGTATGAACACAGATATGTACCCCCTGTCGGGTACTGCCAGCTCTTGGTGCTTGTTAGTTTTTGAGTTTAGAAAAAAGCTAACTGAGGGACTGACTTCTGGGGAAACGGGTGTAGGATCACCAGTTCCTTGCTCAGTGAAAGAACAAGCCTCTCCTTGCATTCAGCAGCCATCTCCACTTGGTGGGCATGTTGTTTCAAACTTGTCAGGAGGGAGAGCATGGAAGTGCTGCAGAATGCTCCAGAAACCAGCTGAGTAGGCACAAGGAACCCAAGCAGCTTCCCAATTCTTGTCAGGCTTGGAACAGCTATCCTAATGTAGGCTGGAAAGGGGACCTCTTCTTTCCCTTGGACTGTgagtggctgctgctgctcccaggaaaaaagctgcctgggaaggagagaggttGCTGGCCAGCTGCTAAACAGTGGGCAAACCAATTACTTGAAATAATGCTGCCCTCCCCCTCACCAGGTGTTTAAAGGGAGGTTATTTCTGTCCCTATTTTGTGTTGGCAGGGAAGGTGAGACTGAGGCTGGGAGAATAAATGGGTAGCTGAGGAGAGATTTGGGGCAACAATGGGACTTCACAGCTTTTGTAAGTTGCCACTTGGAACATTTATTTTCTCTTTGTATACTACAAAGCTCATAGTGATGGTTCTGGTGGCAGCAGACAATGGCCTCCCCTAGCCCTTTACTTCGCTCGTCAAAGTAGTGAATCTTTCAGGAGAGGAACAAGACCAAAAATACAAATGTCCTAACTAATAAGAGCAGGCTATAAATATAaacaggtttttttgtagcaggaactcctttgcatattaggccatacactcctgatgttgtcagtcctccaggagcttatagtaggccctatactaagagccttgtaagctcttggaggatttggctacatcaggggtgtgtagtcttaatatgcaaaggagttcctgctacaaaaaaaagccctgaatttaaaaATACTATAGGGAAGTAGTAAACACTGAAGTTGCCTTAGCAGTGGGACTAATTCACAAGCTAATATCACTCATGCTCCAGAGAAAGCAGCACTCACCTTCAGGAACACTGGAGGCTTCCGGAAAACTCCAACACCTGGAGGAGTCCCAGTGAGGAAAATGTCACCTGGGTACAGTGTGACAAACCTGCCAGGAACAACACTGATATCAAGCCAAATAGATCTTTGTGATCATTAGAGCTAGAAACCTAATTCTGTTCATGTGAAAGCTGAATTTTGCGTGCCATTCTGGACTCCCAGCATGCAAGTGGTCCTGCCTATCCCTGCTTCAGCCTATATTCAAGGTGGCTTCTAACATTCAAAGGTTGAGAAATATAAAAACTAGGACTAATTCGGGTCAAGCAATCAAATCCCCACCAGTtgtgcaggtgcattttgatctgcagttCCCTCCAATTTTCCTTGTAGTTTCcagttatgtttttttttttggggggggggggagattcagaagctgtgagggaaattggagggagctgcaagtCAAAATGTGACCGCACAGGAACTGGTAGGGAATCAATTGCTTGAGCTGAGGAAAGCAGAAAccggttcgggggggggggggggggcgcggaggaGGAGGTAGAACAACTGCTATTGAGGAATTGGTGTAGAACAAACAAGTTATACAGAAGGAGACAAATACAGACAGACACGATGCATAGCTGCATGCAAAAGATCCTGTTGGGGATCAGCAGAACTACACTTTCCCTTCCTACTTGACCGACCAGTCATTAGAGGCCTTGATGGAAAGTAGAGCTCTATTGCAGTCCTTTGTCCACCAGCAATGAGCAGCAAACCACCAAAGTTGTCTTAATGATGGACCATGCACTGTTTCTGGACACAAAAGGGAAGATATATTGATACTCTTCTGCGAGCTCATTTAAGAGTTATGGGGCAGTAACTAACAAGGCCCTGCTCCTAGCTGCTACTTGCTTCCTTAATTGAAAGGAGTTGTAGGAGGTAGGTCTTCACATTGTGTGTAGTGGGGTGCATTAGGAAGTGAACTCTCAAGgatatgcaggcctcattttatgGAGGGCTATGAAAGTCAAAACAGGAACTTTGAATTGGGTCAGAAACTAGCAATGCAATTGCCAGATTTCAGCAGTGCAGTCTGCAGATCATTTTACATAAACCCGTGATTAAAAAGACAAGGACCGAGCAGCACTTACTTGGAGACCCATGCAATGAGTGCCTCAGTTTTGAAGATCATTTGGTTAGTGTTGCTGTTTTGGACAAGCTCCCCATTGACTTTGCAGCGGATCCCCAGGTTATGGGGGTCTAGACAGAAAGAGAAGCAACATTAAGGTCTCAAATGGAGTAGAGAGCACACAGCCCCAAGCAAGTGGGGGAGACTTTTGCACGTGGGGGGTAGATGCCCTCTGATCAACACAGATCAGAAGTCCAGGGCTGAGGAATCAAtgcatttttgaaaaaaatatctaAATGCGGCAAAAATTCAAATTCAGTGTCAAGAAAACCTGAAATCAATTATTTAAATCAGTTATTTAAATCAAGCAAATTAATGCTGGCCAGATGATCTGGCTCCTTTCACAACGAGGCCTGTCACTCAAGGGGGGTTTTAGTACTTGTGTTGTTTATTAATCTTTTAAAATCGATCAGTAGACCTTGCCGGTTAATTAACTAAAAGTTGCAGTCATACTTACTTTGCTGTTCAGAAGAAGGAGCTGTGCAAAACAACAACCAGACGCTCAGCACTGGCAGTCTTCCTTGGCAGAGATGTTAGCAAATCTGGCTTAGATCAGTTTCAGGCTTGTGtgcatttttgttttaaatagaaGTTAAGATTCTCAAATGCTGCCAATTGCTGCACCTACACAGCATGGCTGCAAGTCAGAGCACTTGCAGAATCCTGGTTAAGTCTGATGTCTTAAGGTAACAGACACTGGCCATTGCTGTGGCCAGATACATTCCGATTGATGTCCTGCATCCCTAAGCATTTGTCCCAGGCAGATCCTATGAAGCAGATATTAACTACACAAGAGTGTAGTGACAGGCAACTGCTCATCTGTAACAACTGACTAAGACATCCTCACAACAAAAGATGCACCCACCCCTGGATATCATCACAAAGTGGCTGGAGTCATACATGCTGCTTGTGTGCTTGCATCTCTCTTGCTGGATTGGGCTGATGCCCAAGAAAAGGAGCATAGAAAACTATTCTTAAGGAAGACTACTAGCCAGAAACACTGAAGGGTCACTTATTTCTCAATGATGGCTTTTTTGCCTTAAGTGCCCAACGTGTTTATGCTACACAGAGGTATCTGCAGTGTCCTTTGTCTGCACCAGGCTTGTCTTTTGCAGGAACTGGGCCTGCTGAGGGCTTATCCAGATTTTGAGCGCTATACACATGTGCATACAGTTGCTACTCAGCTACTGCACAGTACTTAGATGGCTCTCCCTCATGGAAGTGCTTCTGGTATAGAACATTTGTCATGACAAGTGCCTGTATATCATGTACAAAAACTGGGACCACACCGTATAGTACTGAAACCATAAATAAACAATGTGCAAAAGTAGTCATTCAACAAAGTACACTTACAACAGACAACAAGGTGTCTATTAATGTGTTTATACAAATTCAACCATATATAACAAAATATAAAATGATAGACCTGTTGAACATCTGCCTGCAGGTATTCAAAACAGTTCCAAACAAAATCCACTGAGAATCTTCACAGTATATCAGTCTATATATCTTGCAATCCTGAACTGATACACAAATCAGTGAAGTGGGTACTTTGTCTCCACCAGGATACAGTGCATAGGTTCATAAACAATGGGGCTCAATGGATAACAATGAAAACAGTCTAATGCTGATCCTGGATATTCTAGGTATTTCACTTTAGTTTCTTCAGAGGCTGTTTTTACAACAAACAATTTTCTATATTTGGAACCACTAATTTAAACAGTTCATTTCCAACAAGGAGCAAGTGCTTCAAACTTGATGAAGGATATAGAAAACTTGTCAGATTTATAGGAAATTGTTGTGAAAACAGTCTTATTGTGAAGATTCTCAGTGGACTTTGGAACTGTTTTGTATATTTGCAGATGGATGTTCAACAGGTGTATCATTTGGTATTTTGTGATATATGGTTGAGTttgtattaaaacattaaatatacACCTTGTTGCCTGTTGTAAGTGTGCTTTGTTGAATGACTACCTTTGCACATAGTTTATGGTTCTGTATATCATGTGTAGCAGGACAAGGGTGGCCAGGACTGGTGAGCCTTGTGAGGGAATGTGTGATGCTCCAGAAACGGATGGGAGCAGGTAGGCTGGGGCAAGAGGAAACAGCTTGGTGCTGAAGAGCATTGCCAGACCCAAGGGCTGCCTAAAAGGATTATGGGAGTTCCTCTTGTAGCAGCTGGCTGTGAAAGCTGCCCTGAGGCAGCTTTGTCATCTCCACAAACATGGGAAACAGGAAGACAAAAGGGCTTTGCCACTTGCACACCTGACACAGAGTTCTTGGTGACCAGTGCTGGTCCCAGAGGGCAGAAGGTGTCGAACGTTTTCCCCAGAAGCCACTGTTTCCCATTCTTCCTCATCTGCCAGTCTCTGGCACTCACATCATGGGCAACGGTGAACCCTGCAACATGGCTCATGGCATCCGGCTCCTGGGGAAGAcagatgcatataacaaacagggcttctctctcAAGCAGGTGCCTGCCAAGGTCTCCAGGTTTGGGAGCTTGAAACCAGCGGCACTTAGGAACTCATCTGGAGCTAAGAGATAGGGCCCGATCCTGCATTTCCATCACTGTTCTTATGCCTCCCTTCTTGACCTTGCTATTCCTCTCTCCATTTTGTTACCTTTGATCCCTCCCTTTACTACTCACTTAATGGTCCTTCCTGCAACCAGAATTTAGAGTGTAAGCTCCTCAGGGCAGGGGCCATTAAAAATTAATGacattgccaagtcccctgcacaCTAACGATGCTGCATTCATTGTAGTCATTATACTTAAATAAGATTATTTTAACCttgtcctagaccaggggtgaccaaactgcaacttgggagccatatatggctcttttacacacattgtgtggctcttcaagcccccaccaccctgttggccagcttggagaaggcatttctctctttaaattacttctccaagccagtcaacagcctgaagaatgcatttaaagttgctttctttccacctctccctcctccatctatttgcttttcttcccTCCAACATCTAACATTCAAGTcatatggctctcaaacatctcatgtttattctatgtgggtcatgttaagcaagtttggacacccctgacctagacacTGTAGATAAGGTGGGTTTCGAAAtcaaaacacacaaaaaatgcTTTGATAAGACTACCTGGAtgtgctttcctttcttcccaatgaCAAAGGCTAGCTCCACTTCCCAGTCTACTTCCTAGAGGGGAAAAAAAGGGCAAAGTTGAAATTTACCTTTGGCACCTATACCATACCATAATTTTTTTACCACCTTTGGCACCTAAAGATCAGCAATTAAACTCCGCCTAATCCTATATAGTAGTAAAAATATGCCACCAGAGTACAGTATGTAGAGTAAGCATGTGTTAACATAATAGCCATTCTTCTTAAAGGTAAAGTGTGGCATCGAGCTGCAACCAACTCACAGTGACCCAGTGAAGTTCCACCtcctagggtttccaaggcaagagatgagcagaggtatcTGCCATTGCCCTACTTGCCAtggcaaccccagtcttccttggtggcctgtCACCCAAATACTGACTCTGTTcaacttccaagctctgatgataTAGGGTTAGTCTGGGCTATTAGAGTGGCTACACTGTTCTTGTTACTGATCTTGTTTCTGTGCTATTCAATAAAATATCAGTGAGTGGGAGACGAAAAGAGGTGAAGTTGAGCCACACAGGCAGGGGCTGGTAGCCAGCAACAGAGAGGCAAGGATGTAAAGAAATCATTGGAACACCCTGACTCCTCAAAATTCCTTTTTTTGGTTCCTGAGATTTCACCCATACCATCCATGCTACTATAATGACTggaaacagtttttttttaatgaacaccTTTTTTTGTAGGAGTGGAGGATATAGACAAAAGGGAATTTGACTCCTTGTTTTTGAACTGGGGGCTCAGACACAGTTGGCCATTCTGCAGGTAGCTGTCCAGGCCTGAATTTTCAATAATTAGGTAACTTCCTGCTTCTGTGAGAACAGATCCCTGCTGGAGGAAACAACCCAGAACATTAGTGGCATTTACATTGCTCTCTACTGGgaggatgatctcgtcgtagggtCCCACAATGGAGCTGGGGAACTTGCTGAATATGATGGGCTCCTTGGGGATTTTCACATTCTGTTCCAAGCAATGGTCCACATAGTTCATTCCCACACAGATCACTTTATCGGGGTTAGTTATGGGAGCCAAGAGGGAGACTTCAGCACGGGGTAAAACATGTTGGCTGGACTCTTGTGCCCTGTGAATACAGAGAAGAGGGAGCTATGAAAGTCTTCCAAGGGAACCTGTGACAGTGTCACACTTAAGGATGGAGGCTGGAAATGGATCCCTTCTTTTGCCATGTATACTCATTCTATTTTTGTGGCTTGTTCTGaatccctttcttccttttttaaaaaaaatctaaaatccaTGAAATTTGTTTGGGATGCACAAAATTGGTAAATAATTCACAGCCAATGGGAGCTAGAGAAGATTCATAAGTGTAAGGATTtgttgctggcaaccaagatcaagataattcataccatagtattcTAGACTTCCTGGGTTTCAGCGCCTCGAGTTCGGAGGTGGTCGGAGGAGCTCGGctccaatgccccccccccccaatcgggCGGTAGGAGGGGTGCTACAGCCGTAACATCCTGAAGAGGGCCTTGTGGAGGGGCCTCCTGTCAGCAAGGAACTTCACAGGACCCAGAGAAACAATGGCAGTTGTTCCCTGTTCTTCCTATCTGCTCCGGTGCTCCTGCTGCCAAGAATGCCATAATGTCAGCAAGAGGTGATTGCCCGACTGCTTTtctctttcaataagcttctgatgcatcattcATCACCCTTAATCACTGAAATTCTACCATGAAAGTAAGTCAGCTTTCTAACAATACCGGTTAATGGATCTTTCTAACAATACCAGttaatggatcttttaacataaCAACAATTGGAACTGTTCTAAAAGAAAGGTAAAGAGGAGGGAAATCCCCCCCTTTTTCT is a window of Heteronotia binoei isolate CCM8104 ecotype False Entrance Well chromosome 12, APGP_CSIRO_Hbin_v1, whole genome shotgun sequence DNA encoding:
- the LOC132580782 gene encoding fumarylacetoacetate hydrolase domain-containing protein 2-like; protein product: MWILLQRALPVGLRLGWAVPGSQSCWKLESRGISHLHKAMRLVQFQAKGSAAAPRIGLEEKDGGNVIDLNAFDPSLPRTMRAFLEEGDAAFAVAKRAQESSQHVLPRAEVSLLAPITNPDKVICVGMNYVDHCLEQNVKIPKEPIIFSKFPSSIVGPYDEIILPVESNEVDWEVELAFVIGKKGKHIQEPDAMSHVAGFTVAHDVSARDWQMRKNGKQWLLGKTFDTFCPLGPALVTKNSVSDPHNLGIRCKVNGELVQNSNTNQMIFKTEALIAWVSKFVTLYPGDIFLTGTPPGVGVFRKPPVFLKRGDEVQCEIDELGTIRNKVA